One Deinococcus radiopugnans ATCC 19172 DNA segment encodes these proteins:
- the menC gene encoding o-succinylbenzoate synthase: protein MLRIEAAEIMVVRLPLKFRFETSFGVQTARTVPLLVLHGDGVQGLSEGTMEVAPMYREETLAGALDLLRNVFLPRILGKTFANPEELNDALGAFRGNRMARAMVEMAAWDLWARMLNVPLGTLLGGRKTQVEVGVSLGIQADEAATVDAVRRHVEQGYRRIKLKIKPGWDVQPVRATREAFPDIRLTVDANSAYTLADSVRLRALDEYKMTYIEQPLAWDDLVDHATLQTRLQTPLCLDESIASAADARKALAIGAGGVINLKVARVGGLAEARRVHDVAQAFGAPVWCGGMLEGGVGRAHNIHLSTLPNFTLPGDTSSASRYWETDIINEPLEAVDGLMPVPEGPGIGVTLNRDFIESVAELTEEHRP, encoded by the coding sequence ATGCTGCGAATAGAAGCCGCCGAGATCATGGTTGTCCGCCTGCCACTGAAATTCCGCTTCGAGACCAGCTTTGGTGTCCAGACCGCCCGCACGGTGCCGCTGCTGGTGCTGCACGGCGACGGTGTGCAGGGCCTGTCGGAAGGCACCATGGAAGTCGCCCCGATGTACCGCGAGGAGACGCTGGCCGGGGCGTTGGATCTGCTGCGGAATGTGTTCCTGCCGCGCATCCTGGGCAAGACCTTTGCCAACCCGGAGGAGTTGAACGACGCGCTGGGCGCGTTCCGGGGCAACAGGATGGCCCGCGCGATGGTGGAAATGGCCGCGTGGGACTTGTGGGCGCGCATGCTGAACGTGCCGCTGGGTACCCTGCTGGGCGGGCGCAAGACCCAGGTGGAGGTGGGCGTCAGCCTGGGCATTCAGGCCGATGAGGCCGCCACGGTGGACGCCGTGCGCCGCCACGTCGAGCAGGGTTACCGCCGCATCAAGCTCAAGATCAAGCCGGGCTGGGACGTCCAGCCGGTGCGCGCCACCCGCGAGGCGTTTCCCGATATCCGCCTGACGGTGGACGCCAACAGCGCCTACACGCTGGCCGACTCGGTGCGCCTGCGGGCGCTGGACGAGTACAAGATGACCTACATCGAGCAGCCGCTGGCCTGGGACGATCTGGTGGATCATGCCACGCTGCAAACCCGCCTCCAGACCCCGCTGTGCCTGGACGAGAGCATCGCCAGCGCGGCAGACGCCCGCAAAGCATTGGCGATTGGCGCGGGCGGCGTGATCAACCTCAAGGTGGCCCGCGTGGGCGGTCTGGCCGAGGCCCGGCGCGTGCACGACGTGGCGCAGGCGTTCGGCGCCCCGGTGTGGTGCGGCGGCATGCTGGAAGGGGGCGTGGGCCGCGCGCACAACATCCACCTGTCCACCCTGCCGAACTTCACGCTGCCCGGTGATACATCAAGCGCCAGCCGCTACTGGGAAACGGACATCATCAACGAGCCGCTGGAAGCCGTGGACGGCCTGATGCCGGTTCCCGAAGGCCCGGGCATCGGCGTGACCCTCAACCGCGACTTTATCGAGAGCGTGGCCGAGCTGACGGAGGAACACCGCCCTTGA
- a CDS encoding DUF1801 domain-containing protein produces MQNPDAAQAAEQSASDLISDKIAALGDWRGETLGRMRRLILEADPDVTETWKWGGTPVWEHDGILCTGETYKGAVKLTFAKGASLDDPAQLFNASLEGNTRRAIDIHEGQEVDESAFRTLIGQAVALNSAGKPKPPKRTTT; encoded by the coding sequence ATGCAGAACCCGGACGCAGCGCAGGCAGCAGAACAGTCGGCCTCTGACCTAATCTCCGATAAAATCGCCGCCCTGGGCGACTGGCGCGGCGAAACCCTGGGGCGGATGCGGCGGCTGATCCTGGAAGCAGACCCGGACGTGACCGAGACGTGGAAGTGGGGCGGCACGCCGGTCTGGGAGCACGACGGCATCCTCTGCACGGGCGAAACGTACAAAGGGGCTGTCAAGCTGACCTTTGCGAAGGGCGCATCTCTGGACGATCCGGCCCAGCTCTTCAATGCCAGCTTGGAGGGCAACACCCGCCGTGCCATCGACATTCATGAGGGTCAGGAGGTAGACGAGTCGGCCTTCAGAACCCTGATTGGGCAGGCGGTGGCCCTCAACAGCGCCGGAAAACCGAAGCCTCCGAAGAGAACCACAACCTGA
- the odhB gene encoding 2-oxoglutarate dehydrogenase complex dihydrolipoyllysine-residue succinyltransferase, translating into MADIKVPVFSESVSEGTLLTWHKQPGEAVKRGDVLAEIETDKVVLEVTAQADGVLQSVAKNEGDTVLSEEVLGVMGDAGSAPAAAPAAKATEEETSGPIPDEKSAGGTAVQPDSTGNQPAAERREDLSPAVRKVVAENNLDSTQIPATGPRGNITKQDAVVAAQGGGTDQGPQKAAAPASTPSAKPAQPAPSATIPSGPRTEQRVPMTRIRARIAERLKDVQNTAALLTTFNEVNMQPSMDLRKKYQDQFVAKHGVKLGFMSLFVRAATEALKAFPLVNASIDGKDIVYHGFYDIGIAVASDRGLVVPILRDTDSMGLATIEKEIAAYAGKARSGKLTMEDMSGGTFSITNGGTFGSMMSTPIINAPQSAILGMHNIIERPIAQNGQVVIAPMMYLALSYDHRIIDGKEAVLFLVMIKNLLEDPARMLLEL; encoded by the coding sequence ATGGCGGACATTAAAGTTCCAGTTTTTTCCGAATCGGTCAGCGAGGGCACGCTGCTCACCTGGCACAAGCAACCCGGCGAGGCCGTCAAGCGCGGTGACGTGCTGGCCGAGATCGAGACCGACAAGGTGGTGCTGGAGGTCACGGCGCAGGCCGACGGCGTGCTGCAAAGCGTTGCCAAGAACGAGGGCGACACGGTGCTCAGCGAGGAAGTGCTGGGCGTGATGGGCGACGCGGGCAGCGCGCCTGCCGCAGCCCCGGCCGCGAAGGCCACTGAAGAGGAAACCAGCGGCCCCATCCCCGACGAGAAGAGCGCGGGCGGCACCGCCGTCCAGCCGGACAGCACCGGCAATCAGCCTGCCGCAGAGCGCCGTGAAGACCTCTCCCCCGCCGTCCGCAAGGTGGTGGCCGAGAACAATCTGGATTCCACTCAGATTCCGGCCACCGGCCCGCGCGGCAACATCACCAAGCAGGACGCGGTGGTGGCGGCGCAGGGGGGCGGCACGGACCAGGGACCGCAGAAAGCGGCGGCTCCGGCCAGCACACCCAGCGCCAAGCCTGCCCAGCCCGCACCTTCTGCCACCATTCCCAGCGGCCCGCGCACCGAGCAGCGCGTGCCCATGACCCGCATCCGCGCCCGCATCGCCGAGCGCCTCAAGGACGTGCAGAACACGGCGGCGCTGCTGACCACCTTCAATGAGGTCAACATGCAGCCCAGCATGGATCTGCGCAAGAAGTACCAGGATCAGTTTGTCGCCAAGCACGGCGTCAAGCTGGGCTTCATGAGCCTGTTCGTGCGCGCCGCCACCGAGGCCCTCAAGGCCTTCCCGCTGGTCAACGCCAGCATCGACGGCAAGGACATCGTGTACCACGGCTTCTACGACATCGGGATCGCGGTCGCCAGTGACCGGGGTCTGGTGGTGCCGATCCTGCGCGACACCGACAGCATGGGCCTGGCGACGATTGAAAAGGAGATCGCGGCCTACGCCGGCAAGGCCCGCAGCGGCAAGCTGACCATGGAGGACATGAGCGGCGGCACCTTCTCGATCACCAACGGCGGGACTTTTGGCAGCATGATGAGCACCCCGATCATCAATGCCCCGCAGAGCGCCATTCTGGGCATGCACAACATCATCGAGCGGCCCATCGCGCAGAACGGGCAGGTGGTCATTGCGCCGATGATGTACCTGGCCCTGTCGTATGACCACCGCATCATCGACGGCAAGGAAGCCGTGCTGTTCCTGGTGATGATCAAGAACCTGCTTGAAGACCCGGCCCGCATGCTGCTGGAGCTGTAA
- a CDS encoding alpha/beta hydrolase family protein, translated as MKRLLMLAALTLGSLGLAGGTEPGPLTQALTLDFGGQPTRAELLRPAGTTPAPLVLLVQGTGPEDLNGSFQSYGGLVQGSLGTLAQTLARQGFAVMRFDKRYAAATFDPKTAQVAQESYAKLTLQDLLADAKTALETAKKQPGIDAEQVLIYGWSEGSVVAAALAQAAGAQGLIVQGPVVRPFADAFAHQFERVGLKYLEPYAPDGQIDLKGVVASLYGPGSALARTQGQFLLAPDSTPQVPRLSTVLDTNGDGQIDLRGEALPMVQAFFTQSVAQSPLYAPATTLPTLGELAPKLKMPVLILQGENDGNIDPADARELDAALAAAGNTEHTLKLYPGLGHSLGPAADITKDEFAPMAGGPMNDMAAWLRAHTR; from the coding sequence ATGAAACGCCTTCTGATGCTCGCCGCCCTCACGCTGGGTTCCCTGGGACTGGCCGGAGGTACTGAGCCCGGCCCGCTCACCCAGGCCCTGACCCTCGATTTTGGCGGGCAGCCCACCCGCGCCGAGTTGTTGCGGCCCGCCGGAACCACGCCCGCGCCGCTGGTGCTGCTTGTTCAGGGCACCGGCCCCGAAGACCTGAACGGCAGTTTTCAGTCTTACGGCGGGCTGGTGCAGGGCTCGCTGGGCACGCTGGCGCAGACGCTGGCCCGTCAGGGCTTCGCGGTGATGCGCTTCGACAAGCGTTACGCGGCGGCCACCTTTGACCCGAAGACCGCGCAGGTTGCACAGGAAAGCTATGCGAAGTTGACCCTGCAAGACCTGCTGGCCGACGCGAAGACGGCCCTGGAGACGGCGAAAAAGCAGCCAGGCATCGACGCGGAACAGGTCTTGATCTACGGCTGGAGCGAGGGCAGCGTGGTGGCGGCGGCGCTGGCGCAGGCGGCGGGCGCCCAGGGCTTGATCGTGCAGGGGCCGGTGGTCCGGCCCTTCGCCGACGCCTTCGCGCACCAGTTCGAGCGGGTGGGCCTGAAGTACTTGGAGCCCTACGCCCCAGACGGCCAGATCGATCTTAAAGGGGTGGTGGCCTCGCTCTACGGCCCCGGCTCAGCGTTGGCGAGAACGCAGGGGCAGTTCCTGCTGGCCCCCGACAGCACGCCGCAGGTGCCCAGGCTCAGCACCGTGCTGGACACCAACGGGGACGGCCAGATTGACCTGCGCGGCGAAGCGTTGCCGATGGTGCAGGCCTTCTTCACCCAGAGCGTCGCGCAGTCGCCGCTGTACGCCCCCGCCACCACACTGCCCACGCTGGGCGAACTGGCCCCGAAGCTCAAGATGCCAGTCCTGATCTTGCAGGGCGAGAACGACGGCAACATCGATCCTGCCGATGCCCGAGAGCTGGATGCGGCGCTGGCCGCTGCGGGCAACACCGAGCACACCCTCAAGCTGTACCCCGGCCTGGGCCACAGCCTCGGCCCGGCGGCGGACATAACAAAGGACGAGTTTGCCCCGATGGCGGGCGGCCCCATGAACGACATGGCGGCGTGGCTGCGGGCGCACACGCGCTGA
- a CDS encoding DedA family protein, which translates to MVEWIQTLMDSLGYPGIVLLMVLENVFPPLPSELILPSAGFAASRGELSLVGVVLAGTLGSVVGTLPLYFIGRVFSEERLVAWADRHGRWLALSGDDIHRADDWFDRHGPKAVLFGRMVPGVRSLLSLPAGMSEMPLPTFVLYSAIGSALWASVLAGAGYLLGDHYERVGEYIGPASTVIVGGLLVAAAVWVIRRRRQAGKRADGSQTQG; encoded by the coding sequence ATGGTGGAGTGGATTCAAACCCTGATGGACAGCCTGGGCTACCCCGGTATCGTGCTGCTGATGGTGCTGGAAAACGTGTTTCCGCCGCTGCCCAGCGAGCTGATCCTGCCCTCGGCGGGCTTCGCGGCCTCGCGCGGCGAGCTGAGTCTGGTGGGCGTGGTGCTGGCCGGAACGCTGGGCAGCGTCGTGGGCACCCTGCCGCTGTATTTCATCGGGCGGGTGTTCAGCGAGGAGCGGCTGGTGGCCTGGGCCGACCGGCATGGCCGGTGGCTGGCCCTGAGCGGCGACGACATCCACAGGGCCGACGACTGGTTTGACCGCCACGGCCCGAAGGCGGTGCTGTTCGGGCGCATGGTGCCGGGCGTCCGCAGCCTGCTCAGCCTGCCGGCGGGCATGAGCGAGATGCCGCTGCCCACCTTCGTGCTGTACAGCGCGATTGGCTCGGCGCTGTGGGCCAGCGTGCTGGCGGGTGCCGGGTACCTGCTGGGCGACCATTACGAGCGGGTGGGCGAGTACATCGGCCCCGCCTCCACCGTGATCGTGGGCGGCCTGCTGGTGGCCGCCGCCGTGTGGGTCATCCGGCGCAGGCGGCAGGCCGGGAAGCGGGCGGACGGGAGCCAGACTCAGGGCTGA
- a CDS encoding phosphoribosyltransferase family protein: MKTHTVQVGDVTRELPIVEVAPGVNVALFNMLGDTEVTEAAGKALARLMPEDIDVLVTPEVKALSLAHVISRETGKPYIVIRKTQKPYMVDPVAREVVSITTGIPQLLVLDGFDVPKVRGRKVAIVDDVVSSGGTLHSLRQIIDEVGGEVAAVLAVFTEGEERDEVTALDHLPLFPSS, encoded by the coding sequence GTGAAGACGCACACCGTACAGGTCGGGGACGTGACCCGTGAACTGCCCATCGTGGAGGTCGCCCCGGGCGTCAACGTGGCGCTGTTCAACATGCTGGGCGACACCGAGGTCACCGAGGCGGCGGGCAAGGCCCTGGCCCGGCTGATGCCGGAGGACATCGACGTGCTGGTCACGCCGGAGGTCAAGGCGCTCTCGCTGGCGCACGTCATCAGCCGCGAGACCGGCAAGCCGTACATCGTGATTCGCAAGACGCAAAAACCCTACATGGTGGACCCGGTGGCGCGCGAGGTGGTCAGCATCACCACTGGCATTCCGCAACTGCTGGTGCTGGACGGCTTCGACGTGCCCAAAGTCAGGGGCCGCAAGGTGGCCATCGTGGACGACGTGGTGTCCAGCGGCGGCACCCTGCACTCGCTGCGCCAGATCATCGACGAGGTGGGCGGCGAGGTGGCCGCCGTGCTGGCGGTGTTCACCGAGGGCGAGGAGCGCGACGAGGTCACGGCGCTGGACCATCTGCCTCTGTTTCCCTCGTCCTGA
- a CDS encoding DUF4395 domain-containing protein yields the protein MIATASVPSASTDLSALKFNQYAVIGVTVLALMSGLSALTLILGAAMLLGAIRPELSPLRAAYRMSGRRLGLRPEVVAEDPRAHHFAQGVGGVFLLASGLSGLAGLPLLGLGLGLAVIALAGLNLSQKICVGCLLYFQYRRLRYAVLSR from the coding sequence ATGATTGCCACCGCATCCGTTCCCTCGGCATCTACAGACCTGAGCGCCCTGAAATTCAACCAGTACGCCGTGATCGGCGTGACCGTGCTGGCGCTGATGTCCGGCCTGAGCGCGCTGACGCTGATCCTGGGCGCCGCCATGCTGCTGGGGGCCATTCGGCCTGAGCTCTCGCCGCTGCGGGCCGCGTACCGAATGTCTGGGCGGCGGCTGGGGCTGAGGCCCGAAGTCGTCGCTGAAGACCCCCGCGCCCACCACTTCGCGCAGGGTGTGGGCGGCGTGTTCCTGCTGGCCTCTGGTCTGAGCGGACTGGCGGGGCTGCCGCTGCTGGGCCTGGGGCTGGGACTGGCCGTGATCGCCCTGGCAGGTCTGAACCTGAGCCAGAAGATCTGTGTGGGCTGCCTGCTGTACTTCCAGTACCGCCGCCTGCGCTACGCCGTCCTGAGCCGCTAG
- a CDS encoding nitrite/sulfite reductase codes for MSNIETLKKELPPFQIFDLIPQYAAAGAIDPEKVDLLKWAGVYPQRPQEDGFLMMRVKVPTAELSSAALRVVAGIAEDYGRGLLDVTDRQAFQFHWLRIGDIPAILERLDTVGLHTRGACGDTVRAVIASPLAGLDAREVIDVRPLARAMEGTLSGNNDFQDLPRKFKISLTGTPELEGIHLVNDIGFLAHRVGGEVGFDVWVGGGLGAVAHLARRLGVFIRPDEVVEVGRAIAGAYRDHGYRVNRKKARLKYLIKDLGVEQFRAIVETEYLGRPLRDGPPAPVARFGGSDVLGVNPQHDGLNYVVLTTTVGRIDPAKARALADLSERYGKSVVRTTAFQNMMIPHVRTEDVDALVAELQTLDLAPRATLRGTTIACTGTQFCRLAQTETKARVADMIDTLEPLHSDLDVPFVINLTGCSNACTRYQVADLGFMGALRQLKEGGEEEVYNVHLAGSIGQAQRTGSKLKGIVPATRLTEYTDRVLSDFKAHKTEGESFVEYADRMGNERFLPDTVLAAQDAGLEERELVGA; via the coding sequence ATGTCCAACATCGAAACCCTGAAAAAAGAGCTGCCGCCGTTCCAGATCTTCGACCTGATTCCGCAGTACGCCGCCGCCGGAGCGATTGACCCGGAGAAGGTCGATCTGCTGAAGTGGGCCGGGGTCTACCCGCAGCGCCCACAGGAGGACGGCTTCCTGATGATGCGCGTCAAGGTGCCCACCGCCGAGCTGAGCAGCGCTGCCCTGCGCGTGGTGGCAGGCATCGCCGAGGACTACGGACGCGGGCTGCTGGACGTGACCGACCGGCAGGCGTTCCAGTTCCACTGGCTGCGGATCGGGGATATTCCGGCGATTCTGGAGCGGCTGGACACCGTGGGCCTGCACACGCGCGGGGCCTGCGGCGACACCGTGCGCGCCGTGATCGCCTCGCCGCTGGCCGGGCTGGACGCCCGTGAGGTGATCGACGTGCGCCCGCTGGCCCGCGCCATGGAAGGCACCCTGAGCGGCAACAACGATTTTCAGGATCTGCCGCGCAAATTCAAGATCAGCCTGACCGGCACGCCCGAGCTGGAGGGCATCCATCTGGTCAACGACATCGGCTTCCTGGCGCACCGGGTGGGCGGCGAGGTGGGCTTCGACGTGTGGGTGGGCGGCGGCCTGGGCGCGGTGGCACACCTGGCACGGCGGCTGGGCGTCTTCATCCGCCCGGACGAGGTGGTGGAGGTGGGCCGCGCGATTGCCGGGGCTTACCGCGATCATGGGTACCGCGTCAACCGCAAGAAAGCCCGCCTGAAGTACCTGATTAAAGACCTGGGCGTGGAACAGTTCCGCGCCATTGTGGAGACCGAGTATCTGGGCCGCCCACTGCGCGACGGCCCCCCGGCCCCGGTGGCCCGCTTTGGCGGCAGCGACGTGCTGGGTGTCAACCCGCAGCACGACGGTCTGAACTACGTGGTGCTGACCACCACCGTCGGACGCATCGATCCGGCCAAAGCGCGGGCGCTGGCCGATCTGAGCGAGCGCTACGGCAAGAGCGTGGTGCGCACCACCGCCTTCCAGAACATGATGATCCCGCATGTGCGAACCGAGGATGTGGACGCGCTGGTGGCCGAGCTGCAGACGCTGGACCTCGCCCCCAGGGCCACCCTGCGCGGCACCACCATCGCCTGCACCGGCACGCAGTTCTGCCGCCTGGCCCAGACCGAGACCAAGGCGCGCGTGGCGGACATGATCGACACCCTCGAACCCTTGCACAGCGATCTGGACGTGCCGTTCGTGATCAACCTGACCGGCTGCAGCAACGCCTGCACCCGCTATCAGGTGGCCGATCTGGGCTTTATGGGGGCGCTGCGCCAACTGAAAGAGGGCGGCGAAGAAGAGGTCTACAACGTGCATCTGGCCGGCAGCATCGGGCAGGCGCAGCGGACGGGCAGCAAGCTCAAGGGCATCGTCCCGGCCACCCGCCTGACCGAATACACCGATAGGGTGCTGAGCGATTTCAAGGCGCACAAGACCGAGGGCGAAAGCTTCGTGGAATACGCGGATCGCATGGGCAACGAGCGCTTCCTGCCCGACACCGTGCTGGCCGCACAAGACGCCGGATTGGAAGAGCGCGAGCTGGTGGGCGCATGA
- the cysC gene encoding adenylyl-sulfate kinase, whose protein sequence is MTATLERQPSAEGVKTGRVVWFTGLSGAGKSTLAAALHTELMARGVAVELLDGDAVRENLCRGLGFSRQDRDTNVRRIAFVAGLLAKHGVTVLVSAISPYAETRREVLAALPNTLEVFVDAPLAVVTARDVKGLYLKAIAGEIQHFTGVSDPYEAPQTPDLHLRTDQISVEDGVRELLRALGER, encoded by the coding sequence ATGACCGCCACGCTGGAGCGCCAGCCCTCCGCCGAAGGGGTGAAGACGGGACGCGTGGTGTGGTTCACCGGCCTCAGCGGGGCGGGCAAGAGCACGCTGGCCGCCGCGCTGCACACCGAATTGATGGCGCGCGGCGTGGCGGTGGAGCTGCTGGACGGCGACGCCGTGCGCGAGAATCTCTGCAGGGGCCTGGGCTTCTCGCGCCAGGATCGCGACACAAATGTTCGGCGCATCGCCTTCGTGGCGGGCCTGCTCGCCAAACACGGCGTGACCGTGCTGGTCAGCGCCATCAGCCCCTATGCCGAGACCCGCCGCGAGGTGCTGGCCGCCCTGCCGAACACGCTGGAAGTCTTCGTGGACGCGCCGTTGGCGGTGGTCACGGCGCGCGACGTGAAAGGGCTGTATCTCAAGGCCATCGCTGGAGAGATCCAGCACTTCACCGGGGTCAGCGATCCCTACGAGGCCCCCCAGACGCCAGACCTGCACCTGCGAACCGATCAGATCAGCGTGGAGGACGGGGTGCGGGAGTTGCTGCGGGCACTGGGGGAAAGATGA
- a CDS encoding phosphoadenylyl-sulfate reductase, whose amino-acid sequence MTAGAERFATEPPLLSIPCTPQAREVKTLDLIRWAIAAHPNVLMPSAFNLNGVVLIDLAVRAGYRGQVVFVDTGYHFAETLQTRDRLAARYAELEFVTLNAGASPEDGRTPPELYAADPDACCAARKVAPLQEYLRHKNPSALLNARSRDQAATRAEIPFVEEGGARIKINPLAEWTRQELEAYAAAHDLPVNPLYADGFLSVGCWPCTRAVRPGEDARAGRWAGQGKTECGLWAGEGQL is encoded by the coding sequence ATGACGGCGGGCGCGGAGAGGTTCGCCACCGAACCGCCTCTTCTCTCCATCCCTTGCACACCGCAGGCGCGGGAGGTCAAAACCCTTGACCTGATCCGATGGGCCATCGCCGCCCATCCCAACGTGCTGATGCCCAGCGCCTTCAACCTGAACGGCGTCGTGCTGATCGATCTGGCGGTGCGGGCGGGCTACCGGGGGCAGGTGGTGTTCGTGGACACCGGCTACCACTTCGCCGAAACCCTGCAGACGCGGGATCGGCTGGCGGCGCGGTATGCCGAACTGGAATTCGTGACGCTGAACGCGGGGGCGTCGCCGGAAGACGGACGCACCCCGCCGGAACTGTACGCGGCAGACCCCGATGCCTGCTGCGCGGCCCGCAAGGTGGCGCCGCTTCAGGAATACCTGCGCCATAAAAATCCCTCCGCGCTGCTGAATGCCCGCAGCCGCGATCAGGCCGCCACCCGCGCCGAGATTCCGTTTGTGGAAGAGGGTGGAGCCAGAATCAAGATCAACCCGCTGGCCGAGTGGACGCGCCAGGAGCTGGAAGCCTACGCCGCCGCGCACGACTTGCCGGTCAATCCGCTGTACGCCGACGGCTTTCTGTCGGTGGGCTGCTGGCCCTGCACCCGCGCCGTGCGCCCCGGCGAGGACGCCCGCGCCGGACGCTGGGCCGGGCAGGGCAAGACTGAATGCGGCCTATGGGCCGGTGAAGGCCAGCTCTGA
- the sat gene encoding sulfate adenylyltransferase, which translates to MPTLPHPVTGLPTPLGGTLIHQVSRVPEAELRGLPRLELSERSAADLELLATGAYSPLTGFLVEADYLNVIEHLRLADGTPWSLPITLPVGRAEARELRGRVVLTRDGAAVGLIDVQEQFEARKLWEAREVYRTEEAAHPGVAALYAGGEINLAGPVTLFEVPRGTFPQHHRTPAEVRAAIEARGWRTTVAFQTRNPIHRAHEYLHKVALELVDGLLLHPLVGTTKGDDVPADVRVEAYEVLLSRYYPAPRTLLSVYPAAMRYAGPREAITHALSRRNYGATHFIVGRDHAGVGSYYGTYAAQEIFNEFTAEELGIRILKFEHTFYCQSCAQLVSPRTCPHDASHHLVLSGTKVREKLRNGENLPAEFSRPEVAEVLRRAYQDS; encoded by the coding sequence ATGCCCACCCTTCCCCATCCCGTCACTGGCCTTCCCACGCCGCTGGGCGGCACGCTGATCCATCAGGTGAGCCGCGTCCCCGAGGCTGAACTGCGCGGGCTGCCCCGGCTGGAACTGTCCGAACGCAGCGCCGCCGATCTGGAACTGCTGGCGACGGGCGCGTACTCGCCGCTGACCGGTTTTCTGGTCGAGGCCGACTATCTGAACGTGATCGAGCACCTGCGCCTGGCCGACGGTACGCCCTGGAGCCTGCCCATCACCCTGCCGGTGGGCCGCGCCGAGGCCCGTGAGCTGCGGGGCCGCGTCGTGCTGACCCGTGACGGCGCGGCGGTGGGATTGATCGACGTTCAGGAGCAGTTCGAGGCCCGCAAACTGTGGGAAGCCCGCGAGGTCTACCGCACCGAGGAAGCGGCCCATCCCGGCGTGGCGGCGCTGTACGCGGGGGGCGAGATCAATCTGGCCGGGCCGGTCACGCTGTTTGAGGTGCCGCGTGGAACCTTCCCCCAGCACCACCGCACCCCCGCCGAGGTTCGCGCCGCCATCGAGGCGCGCGGCTGGCGCACCACGGTGGCGTTCCAGACCCGCAACCCGATCCACCGCGCGCACGAGTACCTGCATAAAGTCGCGCTGGAACTGGTGGACGGCCTGCTGCTGCACCCGCTGGTGGGCACCACCAAGGGCGACGACGTGCCGGCCGACGTGCGGGTGGAGGCCTACGAGGTGCTGCTCTCGCGCTACTACCCCGCCCCCCGCACCCTGCTGAGCGTGTACCCCGCCGCCATGCGCTACGCCGGGCCGCGCGAGGCGATCACGCACGCGCTGTCGCGGCGCAACTACGGGGCCACCCATTTCATCGTGGGGCGCGATCACGCGGGCGTGGGCAGCTACTACGGCACCTACGCCGCGCAGGAAATCTTCAACGAATTCACCGCCGAGGAACTGGGCATCCGCATCCTGAAGTTCGAGCATACCTTCTACTGCCAGTCCTGCGCCCAGCTGGTCAGCCCCCGCACCTGCCCGCACGACGCGTCGCATCACCTCGTGCTGAGTGGCACGAAGGTGCGCGAGAAGCTGAGAAACGGCGAGAACCTGCCCGCTGAATTCTCGCGCCCGGAGGTGGCCGAGGTGCTGCGGCGGGCGTATCAGGACAGCTAA
- the panB gene encoding 3-methyl-2-oxobutanoate hydroxymethyltransferase produces MKRSLPELQHSPQPLVMVTAYDYPGGRHAEAAGVDLILVGDSLGNVVLGYDSTAPVTLADMIHHARAVRRGAPETFMVVDLPFGTYHTGVQDAMRNAVRVIQETGADAIKMEGASPEILGVVQTLTRNGIPVMGHVGLMPQTATAQGGLKVQGKDDASARATLEGAQALEAAGAFALVLEVIPARLARLISEKLSIPTIGIGAGVGCDGQVLVTHDLLGVYEGEEKKIARRYAEVGQISREAIEKYAAEVRAREFPAKDNSFVMKDEVLDKLY; encoded by the coding sequence ATGAAGCGCAGCCTTCCCGAACTCCAGCACTCGCCCCAGCCGCTGGTGATGGTCACCGCCTACGACTACCCCGGCGGACGCCACGCCGAGGCCGCCGGGGTAGACCTGATCCTGGTGGGCGACTCCCTGGGCAACGTGGTGCTGGGCTACGACTCCACCGCCCCGGTCACGCTGGCCGACATGATCCACCACGCCCGCGCCGTGCGCCGGGGAGCGCCAGAGACATTCATGGTGGTGGATCTGCCCTTCGGCACGTACCACACCGGGGTGCAGGACGCCATGCGCAACGCCGTGCGTGTGATTCAGGAGACGGGGGCCGACGCGATCAAGATGGAGGGGGCCTCGCCCGAGATCCTGGGCGTGGTGCAGACGCTGACCCGCAACGGCATCCCCGTGATGGGCCACGTGGGCCTGATGCCCCAGACCGCCACCGCGCAGGGCGGCCTGAAGGTGCAGGGCAAGGACGACGCCAGCGCCCGCGCCACCCTGGAAGGCGCGCAGGCCCTGGAGGCGGCGGGGGCCTTTGCCCTGGTGCTGGAGGTCATTCCCGCCCGTCTCGCCCGGTTGATCAGCGAGAAGCTGAGTATTCCCACCATCGGCATCGGCGCAGGCGTGGGCTGCGACGGACAGGTGCTGGTCACCCACGATCTGCTGGGCGTCTACGAGGGCGAGGAAAAGAAGATCGCCCGACGCTACGCCGAGGTGGGCCAGATTTCTCGCGAGGCGATTGAAAAGTACGCCGCCGAGGTGCGTGCCCGCGAATTTCCGGCGAAGGACAACAGCTTCGTGATGAAAGACGAGGTGCTGGACAAGCTGTATTGA